A region of Ictidomys tridecemlineatus isolate mIctTri1 chromosome 4, mIctTri1.hap1, whole genome shotgun sequence DNA encodes the following proteins:
- the Or2s2 gene encoding olfactory receptor 2S2, whose translation MVRSNETSPMMGFILLGLSAHPKLEKTFFVLILLMYLVILLGNGVLILVTILDSHLHTPMYFFLRNLSFLDICYTTSSVPLILDSFLTPRKTILFSACAVQMFLSFAMGATECVLLSMMAFDRYVAICNPLRYPVVMSKAVYVPMAAGSWAAGSITATVQTSLAMRLPFCGDNVINHFTCEILAVLKLACADISINVISMGVANVIFLGVPVLFISFSYVFILATILRIPSAEGRKKAFSTCSAHLTVVIIFYGTILFMYGKPKSKDPLGADKQDLEDKLISLFYGVVTPMLNPIIYSLRNKDVKAAVRNLVSQKHFTQ comes from the coding sequence ATGGTCAGGTCCAATGAGACCTCCCCCATGATGGGCTTCATTCTCCTGGGCCTGTCAGCCCACCCCAAACTGGAGAAAACATTCTTTGTGCTCATCCTGCTGATGTACCTGGTGATTCTGTTGGGCAATGGTGTCCTCATCTTGGTGACCATCCTTGACTCCCAcctgcacacacccatgtacttcttcctgagAAACCTCTCCTTCCTGGACATTTGCTACACGACCTCTTCCGTCCCCCTCATTCTTGACAGCTTCCTCACCCCCAGGAAGACCATCCTCTTCTCAGCATGTGCTGTGCAGATGTTTCTCTCCTTTGCCATGGGAGCCACAGAGTGTGTTCTCCTGAGCATGATGGCCTTtgatcgctatgtggccatctgcaaccCCCTTAGGTACCCTGTGGTCATGAGCAAGGCTGTCTATGTACCCATGGCTGCAGGCTCCTGGGCAGCTGGTAGCATCACCGCCACAGTGCAGACATCCTTAGCAATGCGACTGCCTTTTTGTGGAGACAATGTCATCAACCACTTCACCTGTGAGATCCTGGCTGTCCTGAAGTTGGCCTGTGCTGACATCTCCATCAATGTGATCAGCATGGGGGTGGCCAACGTGATCTTCTTGGGAGTCCCAGTTCTGTTCATCTCTTTCTCCTATGTCTTCATCCTTGCCACCATCCTGAGGATCCCCTCTGCAGAGGGGAGGaaaaaggccttctccacctgctctGCCCACCTCACAGTGGTGATTATCTTCTATGGGACCATCCTCTTCATGTATGGGAAGCCCAAGTCCAAGGACCCCCTGGGGGCCGACAAGCAGGACCTAGAAGACAAGCTCATCTCGTTGTTTTATGGGGTGGtgacccccatgctgaaccctaTTAtttacagcctgaggaacaaggacGTGAAGGCTGCTGTGAGGAACCTGGTAAGTCAGAAACACTTCACTCAGTGA
- the LOC144376906 gene encoding olfactory receptor 13C7-like: protein METTNQTGSVSEFVLLGLSAHPKLEKTFFVLILLMYLVILLGNGVLILVTLLDSHLHTPMYFFLGNLSFLDICYTTSSVPLILDSFLTPRKTISFSACAVQMFLSFAMGATECVLLSMMAFDRYVAICNPLRYPVVMSKAAYMPMAVISWAAGSAASMVQTSLAMRLPFCGDNVINHFTCEILAVLKLACADISINVISMVVANMIFLAIPVLFIFVSYVFILATILRIPSAEGRKKAFSTCSAHLTVVIVFYGTILFMYGKPKSKDPLGADKQDLADKLISLFYGVVTPMLNPIIYSLRNKDVKAAVRNLVVFQKHVTQ, encoded by the coding sequence ATGGAAACCACCAACCAGACAGGATCTGTGTCAGAGTTTGTTCTCCTGGGCCTATCAGCCCACCCAAAGCTGGAGAAAACATTCTTTGTGCTCATCCTGCTCATGTACCTGGTGATTCTGTTGGGCAATGGTGTCCTCATCTTGGTGACCCTCCTTGACTCCCAcctgcacacacccatgtacttcttcctgggGAACCTCTCCTTCCTAGACATCTGTTACACAACCTCCTCCGTCCCCCTCATTCTTGACAGCTTCCTCACCCCCAGGAAGACCATCTCCTTCTCAGCGTGTGCTGTGCAGATGTTTCTCTCCTTTGCCATGGGAGCCACAGAGTGTGTTCTCCTGAGCATGATGGCCTTtgatcgctatgtggccatctgcaaccCCCTTAGGTACCCTGTGGTCATGAGCAAGGCTGCCTACATGCCCATGGCTGTCATCTCCTGGGCAGCAGGGAGTGCTGCCTCCATGGTTCAAACATCCCTTGCAATGCGACTGCCTTTCTGTGGGGACAATGTCATCAACCACTTCACCTGTGAGATCCTGGCTGTCCTGAAGTTGGCCTGTGCTGACATCTCCATCAATGTGATCAGCATGGTGGTGGCCAACATGATCTTCCTGGCTATCCCAGTCCTATTCATTTTTGTCTCCTATGTCTTCATCCTTGCCACCATCCTGAGGATCCCCTCTGCTGAGGGGAGGaaaaaggccttctccacctgctctGCCCACCTCACAGTGGTGATTGTCTTCTATGGGACCATCCTCTTCATGTATGGGAAGCCCAAGTCCAAGGACCCCCTGGGGGCCGACAAGCAGGACCTGGCAGACAAGCTCATCTCATTGTTTTATGGGGTGGtgacccccatgctgaaccccatcatctacagcctgaggaacaaggacGTGAAGGCTGCTGTGAGGAACCTGGTGGTGTTTCAGAAGCACGTTACCCAGTGA